The Metabacillus sp. B2-18 genome has a window encoding:
- a CDS encoding DUF6094 domain-containing protein, translated as MARIASQSKGGFYATPEGQLSLILPHLQINQDEETEVINLLDPCAGEGKALKQISQYLQTYDVAVASFGVELEKSRAKKAEELLDVVINEGYESIRTEPKYSLLWLNPPYDEVVCVVPRQSV; from the coding sequence ATGGCTAGGATTGCATCGCAAAGTAAAGGTGGATTTTACGCAACACCAGAAGGACAATTATCACTTATATTACCTCACCTTCAGATTAATCAAGATGAGGAAACTGAAGTAATAAATCTATTAGATCCTTGTGCTGGTGAAGGGAAGGCTCTTAAACAGATTTCTCAGTATCTACAAACGTATGACGTAGCAGTTGCAAGCTTTGGTGTAGAGCTTGAAAAATCTAGAGCAAAAAAAGCTGAGGAACTATTAGATGTTGTCATAAATGAGGGATATGAATCGATAAGGACGGAACCTAAATATAGTTTGTTATGGCTTAACCCTCCTTACGATGAAGTAGTGTGCGTTGTTCCTAGACAATCTGTTTAG